Proteins encoded together in one Planctopirus ephydatiae window:
- a CDS encoding DUF11 domain-containing protein, whose protein sequence is MTRKLLTSATRPLSCGLPAILIDHLKSHRLLPRRLILGGLILAAAGSTGCTTQRAVTAMRQISEPPAYLIIVNDEITVRGQSPEDSGNMAGRVKLGSKSANGRQVQTVSHTPAIEALPVGMKIEVCPPDRRVVAGCPDPKICPPPFAPGFTMAECYLMECKKRYPDEYICDGGDRGLPVHYDSVGIQGLETEDTVAEFVDHTGKERVKPSSRVCVYAPRFAAVRSVSVPAVGEAVSELANVAGSTGDRSMRAQTKIDQSAQQTPTGGLRMRSRSSGLESTSGQGDFASITRLAAHEKLVNLFQDIGFLRTGLMEVDDVAAIQQGMQASMAWSREQSPIIAAKLDVPIEGRSDVHAAVITLIDDAKNNEPGELRVVKLADKQDAVSGDVIEFVIRFDNLGPNAVSGVRLIDNLTPRLSYIPDSATCTLPGQLVVTPNGVGSEILIWELENSLEARKGGVITFKARVR, encoded by the coding sequence ATGACTCGGAAACTCCTCACAAGTGCGACTCGCCCACTATCGTGCGGGCTCCCTGCGATTCTCATCGATCACCTGAAGAGCCATCGTCTGTTGCCACGTCGTCTGATTCTGGGTGGCCTGATACTGGCAGCTGCGGGTTCGACAGGTTGTACCACTCAGCGGGCTGTCACAGCCATGCGGCAGATTTCTGAGCCTCCTGCCTATCTGATCATTGTGAATGATGAAATCACGGTTCGCGGACAATCGCCCGAGGATTCCGGCAACATGGCAGGTCGGGTCAAGCTAGGTTCGAAATCAGCGAATGGCCGACAGGTTCAAACCGTCAGTCATACTCCGGCTATCGAAGCACTTCCCGTGGGGATGAAGATCGAAGTTTGTCCTCCCGATCGACGAGTTGTCGCCGGTTGTCCTGATCCCAAAATCTGCCCGCCACCGTTTGCACCTGGCTTTACCATGGCCGAGTGCTACCTGATGGAATGCAAAAAACGTTATCCCGACGAATACATTTGTGATGGTGGAGATCGCGGCTTGCCGGTGCATTACGATTCTGTGGGTATTCAAGGTCTCGAAACTGAAGACACTGTGGCTGAATTCGTCGATCACACAGGCAAAGAGCGAGTCAAGCCCTCAAGCCGCGTATGTGTGTATGCACCTCGATTTGCCGCCGTTCGTTCTGTCAGCGTCCCTGCCGTCGGTGAAGCGGTGAGCGAGCTGGCGAATGTTGCCGGCTCGACAGGCGATCGCAGCATGCGAGCTCAGACCAAGATCGATCAATCGGCTCAGCAGACCCCGACCGGTGGCTTGAGAATGCGTTCTCGCTCCAGCGGTTTGGAATCAACCTCTGGCCAGGGAGATTTTGCTTCGATTACCCGGCTCGCCGCTCATGAAAAGCTGGTCAATCTTTTCCAGGACATTGGCTTTCTGCGAACAGGTCTGATGGAAGTGGATGACGTGGCTGCTATTCAGCAGGGGATGCAGGCTTCGATGGCCTGGAGCCGCGAGCAGTCGCCGATCATTGCTGCCAAACTCGATGTGCCGATTGAAGGCCGCAGTGATGTGCATGCTGCTGTGATCACCTTGATCGATGATGCCAAAAACAACGAACCCGGTGAACTTCGTGTGGTCAAGCTGGCCGACAAGCAGGACGCTGTCAGTGGTGATGTGATTGAATTCGTCATTCGCTTCGACAACCTTGGCCCTAATGCGGTCTCGGGAGTGCGGCTGATTGATAACCTCACGCCACGATTGTCCTACATTCCTGACAGTGCCACCTGCACTCTGCCAGGCCAACTGGTGGTCACACCCAATGGCGTGGGGAGTGAGATCCTGATCTGGGAACTCGAAAACTCCCTCGAAGCTCGCAAAGGTGGCGTCATCACCTTCAAGGCCCGTGTCCGATAA